TCGCTGGGGTGGTGGACGAGTTCCGTGCCGGTGTTCGTGGTCCTGACCCCGTTGCCGTGTGCGCCGATGTTCGTGGCGGCGGCGACGACCTGCCCGGTGTTCTTGCCGGCGCCGAGCCACAGGCCGGACGGCAGGTTGTTGGTGGCGCCGACGGTGAGCAGGTCGGCGATGTTGTCGCCGGTGAGGTCGGCGTCGGGCGCGGTCGCGGCGGGTGCGGCGTTGAAGGTGACCGAGGCGGTGTCACCGATGTTTCCGCCGGCGGACAGGCCGGTGACGGTGAGGGTGTTGGTAAACCGCGGCGGGGTGACCGTGATGCTCGCGTTGCCCGAGGTGGCGGTGACACTGCCGGGCGGGCCGCCGTTGAGCTGGTACATGTAGCTGGTCGGCGTGGTGCCGGTGGCCGGTGGCGTCACGGCCACGGTGACCGACTGGCCGATGACGGCGGTGGCGTCGGGCTGGGAGACGGCCGGCGGTCCGGTGCGGGTGGGGTCGAACCTGAAGTTGCAGGTGGCCGACCAGTCGCTGGTCATGTTGAAGTCGGTGGTCTGCACCTTCCAGGAGAACTGGGTGACCGCCCCCGCGGACTGGGTACGGAGCATCGCCATCGGCACCACGAGCACGGCGGTGCTGCCGGAGGTGTAGGTGAGCAGGTTCGGGTCCGACTGGGCCAGGATCGTGCCGGGTACCGAGGTCTTCCACAGGTTGAACCTGACGCCGAGGGTGCCGCCGTTGCGGTCGGAGACCGGCGAGTACAGGATGACCGGCCCGTCGCCGACGGTGCTCGGCGTGGCCGCGGTGCAGGAGGTGGCCGGCGAGGTGGTCATGCCGGCGGGCTTGTTCGGCCGGTGGTTGTAGGTGACGGTCAGGCGCGGGCTTGTCTCCAGAAACTCCTTCCAGCCGTTGGTGTCGGTCTCGCTCTGGGCGACGAGCGCGAAGGTCTGGGTCTTCTTGTTGTTGGTGACCGCGGCGGACACCTCGGCCTTCACGTCGAAGGAGATCGCGGCGGCCGGGCAGGAGGAGCTGTAGCCGTGCGCGACGTCCTTGTAGTCGACGACCGAGCCGAGCGAGACGCCGCTCCACGCGTTCCAGGTGGCGTTGGACTGGCTGAGCGTGGTGCCCGGCGCGAAGAGGTTGACCCGGCTGGGCGTGCACGAGTACGAGTGCGTCTCGGTGATGTCCAGGCGTGCCGTGTTGATGGTCGCGCCGGCCAGCGTCGACGTGGCGATCGGAAAGTTGATCAGCGTGCGGGAGCGGATCTCGCCGCTGTACCCGACCTGCATCCGGCCGCGCGGGTCGGGCGTGTCCTTCCAGTAGTTCGTCGAGGCGTGCTGCGCCGGGATCGTCGTCCACCCGTTGTTGGAGGCGCCGACCGACGACCAGGTGAACGTCGGGTCGACGTACACCGGATATGTGGTGTCCGGCCCGGTCAGCAGCTTCGCGTCCGGGGTGAGCTCGATGCCGCCGGCGGTCGTCCGCACGCCGATCGCGGCGACCCGCGCCCGCGCCCCCGGTCCGTCCGCGGTGGACCGTGCGCCGGTGCTCGCCGCGGTGCGCGCGCCGGGCGTGGCGGTGGAGTCCCACGCCATCGGGGTGGGAGCGGTGAGGACGACCCGTCCGGTGCGGTCCTTGCCGGTGATGTTGCCGGCCTTGTCCGACGCCATCTTGACGCCCGCCGTCTTCGTGGCGACGGTGAGCTTGCGCAGGGCCGGGTTCGCGGCCGCCTCGGCGGTGTGCACGACGAACACGTGCGACAGCCCGCCCTGTGCGTTGGCCGTCACGACAAGGTCGACGCCGGGCAGCACGCCGGTGTACGTGGCCGAGTCGCCGTCCAGCGTGGGCGCGGGCAGCGCCATCGGCAGCGTGAAGGCGACCGACAGGCCGGCGCTGGACATCGTCGCCATCGGCCCCTTGCCGCCGCCGGAGAGCGTCAGCTGGCTGGTCGCCATGGCGGGGGAGATGCTGCCGTCCGGCTTGCGGACCAGCGTGGCGTCGAGGTCACGCCAGGAGTCGCCGACGCGCATGCGGGTGGGCGCGACGCTCCGTGACAGGGTGAGCGTCCCGTCCGGGTTGGCGGTCACCTCGTCCGTCGCGGTCTTCGCCGCCTCCACGGGTACCGGCGTCTTGGTGCGCTTCGCGCGTGCCAGCGCCTCCTCGACCGTCTCCGCCGACGTGTCCGCGGACGTCGACGGCGGCGGCTCGGGCGGTGGTGGTGCCGCGGCTGCCGGTGCGGCGCTGATCGGGACCACGGCGAGCAGACCGGCCAGGGCTGTTGCTAGGTAACGGCGTACCGGCTTGGAGTGCGACGAACCGACCATTGTGGACCTCCCCGCGTAGCCCGCGAACGCCGCCAAGTCTGGTGCCGGCGGGCCCAGCTAACCAGGCCGAGCCGCAATGCGGAATATCGATCTGAGCGATCTGTTCCGTTCAGGTTTTGCGTTCACATTCGCCCCTCTCAACCCGCCCCGAACCGTTACCGTTCCGTGATATTCAAACTGAAGAGTGCATCGACCCCGCTGTGCGAGAGTGGCGCCGCCGGTGGCCTGAGATCACTCCCCGGGCCGCGGTTCGGCGTTTGTCCACTCTGTACGGATGTGGGGACTCGATGGTGTGGTCGCGCGCAAGTCGTGGTTTTCGAGGGTGGACGAGGCCGGTGGCGTTGGTCGCCGCGGCACTGGTGATGACGCTGACAGCGACGACCGCTCCGTCGTCGGCGGCGCCCGTCACGCGGGAGGCGTCGCGGCCCGCCGCTCCGGCTACCTCGCCCGGCCCCGCGGTCAACGCGGTCAAGCCGCTGGAGTTCCGCTTCACGAGGCCGCGTGACGCGGCGGCGGAGAGCTTCACACCGAAGGCGACGGTGTGGCCGAAGGCGTCCCGCGTGTCGATGAGCCTTGCGGCGCCGGTCGCGAAGGCGAAGGAGGGCGCGGTCGCGCGGGCCGCGGGCGCCCCGGTGTGGGCGAAGGCGGTCGCCGGCAGCGACGGCCGTTATGCGGGGCCGGCGGCAGTGGACGCGGCGGTGCTGGACCAGGCGGCGGCGCGGGCAGCGGGTGTGGACGGTGTGTTGTTCACGGTGGCGCCGGCGGGTGGTAGCGGCGGCCAGGTCCGGGTGGGTTTGGACTACGGCGGGTTCGCTGAGGCGTTCGGCGGCAATTACGGTTCGCGGCTGCGGCTGGTGCGGCTGCCTGCCTGTGCGGCGACGACGCCGAAGGTGGCCTCCTGCCGCCAGGCCACGCCGCTGGAGTCCCGCAACGATGTCGCGGCACGGAGCGTGTCGGCGTCGTTGACGCTGGCGGGGCCGGCGGTGTTCGCCGCGGTGGCGTCGGCTGGTGAGGACGGTGGTGAGGGTGGCACGTACGCGGCCACTGATTTGAAGCCGTCGGGGTCGTGGTCGGCGGGTGGGAGTACGGGTTCGTTCACGTATTCGTATCCGATCGCGTTGCCGCCGGGTGCGTCGAGCCTGGCGCCGAAGGTGGAGCTGGCGTACGACTCGGGCAGCGTGGATGGGCAGACGGCGGCGACGTCGGCGCAGGCGTCGTGGGTGGGTGACGGTTGGTCGACGCCGAAGTCGTATATCGAGCAGACGTTCACCTCGTGTGCGGATGAGCCGGGTGGCAGCCCGGCGCCGGAGCCGATCGCGGATCAGTGTTACAACGGGCCGATCCTGACGATGTCGTTGAACGGCAGTACGACGGCGTTGGTGTGGGACCAGGCGGCGGAGAAGTGGCGGCCACAGGTCGAGGACGGCTCGGTCATCACGCACGTGGAAAACTCGGGCAACGGTTCGGGTACGTACAACTCGGACTACTGGCGGGTGACGGCGCGGGACGGCACCGTTTATGAGTTCGGTCGTAACCGGCTGCCGGGGTGGTCGGGGCAGCCGGCAACGAACTCGGTGGACAAGGTGCCGGTGTACTCGCCTCGTGCTGGTGATCCGTGTTTCAGCTCGTCCGGCTTCTCCGCGTCGTGGTGCGACATGGCGTACCGGTGGAACCTGGACCATGTCGTCGACTCGCGTGGCAACGCGATGGCGTACTACTACAAGCAGGACGTCAACTTCTACGGCCGCAACGATGGTGCGGTCGACGAGGACTACGTGCGGGACAGCTACCTGGACCGGATCGACTACGGCTTCCGGGCCGGTGGGGCGTACGGCACGGTGCCCAACCAGGTGGTGTTCGGCACCGGCCCGCGGTGCGTGTCGGGCACCTGCACCCCGCTGGGCGAGTCGACGAAGGCGAACTGGCCGGACGTGCCGTACGACCTGGTGTGTGCGTCCGGTGTGGACTGTGACGTGTGGACGCCGTCGTACTTCTCCACCGTGCGGTTGACGTCCATCACGGCGCGGCAGTGGTCGACGGCGTCGTCGTCGTATGTGCCGGTCGACTCGTACGCGTTGACGCAGACGATCCCGCCGACGGGTGACGGTAACGCGCCGACGTTGTGGCTGTCCTCGATCGCCCGGACCGGGCATGACATCACGGCGGGTGGTTCGACCGAGGCGATCACGTTGCCGACGGTGTCGTTCACGAGCATCAAGCTGCCGAACCGGGTGGATCCGGCCGGCCTGACCGCGTTCTACCGGCACCGGGTCGAGACGGTCACGACCGAGACCGGTTCGCTGATCACGGCCAGTTATGAGCTGCCGCAGCCGTGTACGGCGACGGGCTCGCTCAACCCGGCGACCAACACCAAGTCTTGTTATCCGGTGTACTGGACGCCGGATGGGTATACCGAGCCGTTCCGGGACTGGTTCCACAAGTACGCGGTCACCCGGGTCACCGCCACCGACCCGACGGGCGGGTCGCCGTCCGCGTCGACCAGCTACGTCTACGTGGGTGGTGCGGCGTGGCGGTACGACGAGAACGAGGTGGTGAAGAAGAAGTACCGCACGTACGGGCAGTTCCGCGGCTACGGCACCGTCAGAACGTTGGCCGGTGACGGGGTTAACGATCCGCAGACCCAGTCGCAGAAGACGTACTACCGCGGCATGTCGAAGAACAACAGCACCACCGTGGTCAATGTGACCGACTCGGCCGGCGGGGTGCACGAGGACCTGGACCAGCTGTCCGGCCGGGAGCTGGAGAGCACCGCGCATCTGGGTAAGGACGGGCCGGTCGACAGCTCGACCATCACCTCCTACTGGGTGTCGGCGAACACGGCCAGCCGTTCCCGGACCGGGCTTCCCGCGTTGACCGCGAACTGGGTCGCGCCGGTGCTGACCTACACGCGGCAGGCGGTCACCGGCAGCGGGGCGACGACGTGGCGGTACACGGCGACGGACCACAGCTACGACGCTTCCGTCACCTCACCGACGGTCGGTGTGCTCAAGCACAGCTACAGCCACACGGTGCCGCCGAACCCCGCCTACGACCGGTGCACCACGAACACGTTCGCCCCGGCCAACACCGGCAAGAACCTTGTGGACCTCAAGTCGCAGGTGGAGACCGTGGCGGTCGCCTGCGGCGGCTACACGGCGGGTTCGCCCGCGTCCGTCCCGGGATCGGTCAACACGCTGACCGCGCCGTCGACGGTCAGCCGGCCCGCGCAGGTGGTCTCCGTCGAGCGCACCTTCTACGACGACACGTCCTGGTCCACGACGTTCCCACAGGCGGCCGCGCCGACGGCCGGCAACGTGACGATGAAGCGCAATGCGTCCGGCTACACGGGCGGCGCCTACACGTGGCAGACCGCGGCCCGGTCCACCTACGACAGCTACGGCCGGCCAGTCGACACCTACGACGGCAACGGCAACAAGACCAGCTTCGGGTACACCACAAACGCCGTCGGGCTGACGACCGCGGCGACCATCACGAACCCGCTGTCGCAGACCACCACGAGCACGATGAACACCCCGCGCGGGCTGACCAAGACCACCACCGACCCGAACGGCGTGGTCACCACCCAGCACTACGACGCCCTCGGCCGCGCGACCGCCGTGTGGCTGCACTCGCGGTCGACGTCGGTGTCCGCGAACTACAGGTTCGCCTACCAGGTCCTCAAGGACGGCGTCACGGCCACCACCACGTCGACGCTGAACGACTCCAGCGGCTACGTCGTCTCCACGACCGTCTACGACGCGCAGCTGCGGGTGCGGCAGACGCAGGCGATGACGCCACAGTCCGGGCGGATGATCACCGACGCGTTCTACGACTCCCGCGGCTGGGTCCGATCGGCAAACAACGGGTGGTGGCATCCTGGCTCGCTGCCCAACCTCACCCCGGTCCGGCCGGACCAGGTGAGCCCGCCGCCGCAGCTGCCGAACCAGAACTTCTACATCTACGACGGCCTCGGCCGGGTCGTCATCGACGTCGCCGCCAAGAACAACGTCGAGGTGTCGCGGACCACGACGGTGTACAACGGCGACCGGACCACCGTCATCCCGCCCGAGGGCGGCGTCGTCAAGACCACGGTCACCGACCCGCTGGGCCGGACCAGCCAGCTGATCGACTACAGTGCCCGGCCGACGCTGAACACGCCGGCCAACACGTTCACCGGGATCTTCTCCGTCACCGGCGGCACGGCGGTCACATCCGGCTACGGGTACGACGGCCACGGCAACAACAACAGCATCACCGACGTCGACGGCAACGCCTGGACGTCCACGTACAACCTGCTCGGCCAGGTCACCGCCAAGAGCGACCCGGACGGCGGCGACACCACCGGCATGACCTACGACGGCAACGGCAACCTTCTCCAGGCCACCGACGCCCGCCTCAAGACCACCTCCACCACCTACGACGCCCTCAACCGCCGCACCGGCCGGTACGCCGCCGCGACCGCGTCACAGTCCGCGAGCAACCAGCTCGCCTCATGGGTGTACGACAACTCAAACAACGCCATCACCGGCATGCTCTACCCGATCGGGCAGCTGACCGCCGCGACCGCCTACTGGGGCGGCCAGGCGTACACCGTGCAGCAGAACAACTTCA
This genomic stretch from Phytohabitans houttuyneae harbors:
- a CDS encoding polymorphic toxin-type HINT domain-containing protein, with protein sequence MALVAAALVMTLTATTAPSSAAPVTREASRPAAPATSPGPAVNAVKPLEFRFTRPRDAAAESFTPKATVWPKASRVSMSLAAPVAKAKEGAVARAAGAPVWAKAVAGSDGRYAGPAAVDAAVLDQAAARAAGVDGVLFTVAPAGGSGGQVRVGLDYGGFAEAFGGNYGSRLRLVRLPACAATTPKVASCRQATPLESRNDVAARSVSASLTLAGPAVFAAVASAGEDGGEGGTYAATDLKPSGSWSAGGSTGSFTYSYPIALPPGASSLAPKVELAYDSGSVDGQTAATSAQASWVGDGWSTPKSYIEQTFTSCADEPGGSPAPEPIADQCYNGPILTMSLNGSTTALVWDQAAEKWRPQVEDGSVITHVENSGNGSGTYNSDYWRVTARDGTVYEFGRNRLPGWSGQPATNSVDKVPVYSPRAGDPCFSSSGFSASWCDMAYRWNLDHVVDSRGNAMAYYYKQDVNFYGRNDGAVDEDYVRDSYLDRIDYGFRAGGAYGTVPNQVVFGTGPRCVSGTCTPLGESTKANWPDVPYDLVCASGVDCDVWTPSYFSTVRLTSITARQWSTASSSYVPVDSYALTQTIPPTGDGNAPTLWLSSIARTGHDITAGGSTEAITLPTVSFTSIKLPNRVDPAGLTAFYRHRVETVTTETGSLITASYELPQPCTATGSLNPATNTKSCYPVYWTPDGYTEPFRDWFHKYAVTRVTATDPTGGSPSASTSYVYVGGAAWRYDENEVVKKKYRTYGQFRGYGTVRTLAGDGVNDPQTQSQKTYYRGMSKNNSTTVVNVTDSAGGVHEDLDQLSGRELESTAHLGKDGPVDSSTITSYWVSANTASRSRTGLPALTANWVAPVLTYTRQAVTGSGATTWRYTATDHSYDASVTSPTVGVLKHSYSHTVPPNPAYDRCTTNTFAPANTGKNLVDLKSQVETVAVACGGYTAGSPASVPGSVNTLTAPSTVSRPAQVVSVERTFYDDTSWSTTFPQAAAPTAGNVTMKRNASGYTGGAYTWQTAARSTYDSYGRPVDTYDGNGNKTSFGYTTNAVGLTTAATITNPLSQTTTSTMNTPRGLTKTTTDPNGVVTTQHYDALGRATAVWLHSRSTSVSANYRFAYQVLKDGVTATTTSTLNDSSGYVVSTTVYDAQLRVRQTQAMTPQSGRMITDAFYDSRGWVRSANNGWWHPGSLPNLTPVRPDQVSPPPQLPNQNFYIYDGLGRVVIDVAAKNNVEVSRTTTVYNGDRTTVIPPEGGVVKTTVTDPLGRTSQLIDYSARPTLNTPANTFTGIFSVTGGTAVTSGYGYDGHGNNNSITDVDGNAWTSTYNLLGQVTAKSDPDGGDTTGMTYDGNGNLLQATDARLKTTSTTYDALNRRTGRYAAATASQSASNQLASWVYDNSNNAITGMLYPIGQLTAATAYWGGQAYTVQQNNFNVFGKSTGQTVTIPTTEGLLGGTYTYLYQYTTTTGLRSRTVFPAKGALPAETVNQGYATAFDLPSTLGGLGGYAQGVTYDAFSRVNQQTIGSAVPNRGFVTNTYDEHTGRLTDQLVTRMGTTPGDVDKQHYDYDKAGNPLRQVSTRLGATTPSETQCFRYDGLQRLTKAWTATDNCAAEPTPSSRAMVGSGLGSSSAYWTGWEFDLVGNRTKQTRYSTTGGSDTTTTYAYDGNGADQPHTLTSSATTGATPGSATYGYDATGNTTSRNAGNGNQTLTWNDDGQLTAVTGSTAGNSTFLYDADGGLLMQKDPGANTLYLPGQQLTLNTSTQAITGARYYPLPGGGQVVRTGSGTNFSFVISDRQGTPTLYLNSTAQTPTWRQYTPYGESRGVISAWPDNRGFLNKPINPTTGLTNVGARDYDPAAGRFISVDPVMDLTVPQQWNGYAYSENNPITFSDPSGERSCSDDVCAPGADYTDINGDYVDSPGHNDGCGGCSGSEDPYADSPNRNRLGRVVVIPDNVNKEEFTRIWRNNLAKYAKSNGPFYNENDAIAFELYFAMQVCDMMGRSECGDAWYESLYFGFIDALVAGGLPMDDKSLGQGFMLGPNGIQAKPKSRDGCNSFSADTEVLMADGSTKPISEIEIGDQVFATDPETGEEGPRTVSQVWKHQDELLGLEVNGARLTTTEDHPFWNETDGQWQRVDALDAGDQLLAPDGRTITVIGLISGSQYVAAAYNLSVDGIHTYYVLAGGTPVLVHNLGPSSPAAGAAGTQMLINDLESRGYRIRGTEISMRAANGVTVRFDVVAEKNGVLSVYDAKNGPTAGFTKNQGSRGGYASVETRGGTFFGPNAQKAGLAGTTLGPTRVNIAGFGGYPYC